The Haloarchaeobius sp. HME9146 DNA segment ACCGACATTACGTCAGCGTCGTCATCATCTTCGACCACGACCGCGGAAAAAGTATCCGCTACCTCGGAGGGACGCCAACCACGCGACAGCCAACCACCGACATGTCATCAACAGAACCCACATCCGTAAGCGAGATACTCTTGCACCGCTGGGCAACCATCGACCGAGGTTGGAAAGCCGTGGGCGTCGGTATCGCCGTCACTCTGCTGGTCGAGATCGGCGCGACGGTTCCCTGGTGACCAGCGGTGACAGAAGGCAGTGGCGCTGACGTGGCTGATTCCCCCACTCTCGTGGGGAGCCTGCGGTCGTACCTCCCCGGCGTCGCTGCACTCGTCTGCATCGGTTTCGTGGCTCGCTTTCTGAGCGACGTTGTTCCGCACGTCAACGCCCTCATCGCGGCGGTCGCCATCGGCATTCTGCTGCGGAATCTCGTCGGCGTCCCCGACCGGCTATCACCCGGCGCCGAGACGCACAAGCTCTGGCTCGAGGCTGGCATCGTCCTGATGGGTGCGCGGATCTCCATCGAGACGTTGCTCGACGCTGGCGCTGAACTCGCGCTCGTGGTCGCCCTCGGCGTCGTCGCGACCATTCTCCTCGTCGAACTCCTCGCCGCCTTCCTCTTCGACGTGCCCCAGAAACTCGGCTCGCTGCTGGCCGCCGGCGCAGGAATCTGTGGTGTCTCGGCGGTCGTCGGCGTCGCGGGGAGCATCCGCGCGAACGAGGAACAGATCGCCTACGCCGCTGGCACCATCCTCCTGTTCGACGTCGTCACCTTGTTCGTCTACCCGGCCATCGGCGAGTGGCTCGGCCTCGCAGACCGCGTCTTTGGCGTCTGGGCCGGCCTGACGATGTACAGCACGGGCCCCGTCACGGCCGCCGGCTTCGCAGTCTCGGAGACGGCCGGCCAGTGGGCCACCGTCACGAAGCTCACACGAAACCTGTTGCTCGGCGGCCTCGTCGCGGTCTACTCCGTGCGGTACGCAAGGCGTGGAGAAGACCGAGAATCGACCGTCTCTCCTGCGGCCCTCTGGGCCTCCTTCCCGAAGTTCGTCATCGGTTTCTTCGCCGTCATGGTCCTCACATCGACCGCGCTCGTCTCGTCCGCCGATACGACCCAGCTGACCAACGCCTACCGCTGGCTGTTCCTGTTCGCGTTCGCCGGTCTGGGCCTGAGCGTCGACGTGGCGGACCTCCGAGAGACGGGGGTCCGCCCCGTTGCACTAGTACTCACCGCGCTGGTGCTCGTCAGCGTCGCCTCGCTGGTCGTGATACAGGCACTGCTGGGGTAGGTGATAGGAGGGGACCTGCACGACCCTTTCAACGTAGAGAAGGCGAGTGCAGAGTCGACCAGTCGTCGGCGTATTCACAGATACGGCACGACCGCGTCGAACAGTTTGCGCTCTGCGATTCGCAGGTGTTCCTCTGCGGTCCGGCGGTCGATGTCGAATACTTCGGCGATGTCGGTCATGGCGGTCCCGCGCGGAATCTCGTAGTAGCCGGCCTCGTGGGCAGCCAGGAGTATCTCGCGCTGGCG contains these protein-coding regions:
- a CDS encoding YeiH family protein, translating into MTEGSGADVADSPTLVGSLRSYLPGVAALVCIGFVARFLSDVVPHVNALIAAVAIGILLRNLVGVPDRLSPGAETHKLWLEAGIVLMGARISIETLLDAGAELALVVALGVVATILLVELLAAFLFDVPQKLGSLLAAGAGICGVSAVVGVAGSIRANEEQIAYAAGTILLFDVVTLFVYPAIGEWLGLADRVFGVWAGLTMYSTGPVTAAGFAVSETAGQWATVTKLTRNLLLGGLVAVYSVRYARRGEDRESTVSPAALWASFPKFVIGFFAVMVLTSTALVSSADTTQLTNAYRWLFLFAFAGLGLSVDVADLRETGVRPVALVLTALVLVSVASLVVIQALLG